The following is a genomic window from Phaseolus vulgaris cultivar G19833 chromosome 6, P. vulgaris v2.0, whole genome shotgun sequence.
CTCAGTGAAGACAAATGACaacaaaaatgagaaaaaaatagttGTCTATGCTTCAGtgtatcttattttgttttagaatGGTTTGGTTGTCACACTCTTGCTCAATTCGTCATTGGAACATGAACCCAAATGAATTTTAGACATTGCGGTGTATGCTACTGATTTTACATGCCAATAAATATATCTGAAGGTGTGCTATAAAAAATTCTGCAAATTATTATCGAAAATCAAACCATGGTAACCTTTTTTGTACCTTCCCATCACCTTTTTTTGGAATTCTAAGTGCTTACATTATTCTAATGTTATTCAGAAATTCAGTGAAAAATGTTGCATAATGTTGCCATATCTATGTCCTATCTCCTAGCTCCTAGCTCCTCTATCGTTATTTTCACAATTAGTGACGGAGCTGATATGAGAATGCATGTGGGTGTCATAACGCATAACTTGGAAAAGACCACAGGTCTTCCTGAATCCTACACTTTAAGTCCATCGTCAATCACTCATTTCAGACGATTTTTGACGTATAGAACAGTGattttgtcttttccttttcgGATGCTCGATAAGCAAGAGTAGCTTTCTTAGGTGACTTTGTCTTGAATGTAGTGCCGCACTGCCTCATGCACTTGACCATTATTTAATTAAGAGATAAACTGCAAATGGGGATATTACATCAAGTTGCACCAAAAGTGGCCATCAAGCAATGGTATATAATACCCTCTAAAAACTAAAGAGAACACAGTCTTGGAGAGTGCACTTATAAATTAGCATTGAAGGCTGTTGTGAAACTGGAATTCAGGGTGAGGAGCTTGCAAAAGTCCTTGCGATCACTCATTCCTAGTGTCCTTGTCCTACCTCTGTTGTTTAATCAATCATACAACAATGGAGAACCAACAGGAAGTGATGGTTGTAGGAAAGGTATGTGAAATCTATGAAAAAATCTCCAAACTAGGAGACCTCAGCCCTTCCAGCCATGTCAACAACCTCTTCACCCAACTTGTCACCATTTGCACCACCCCATGTCAAATAGATGTTTCTCAGCTGAGTGAACAGGTTAGAGAAACCATAGCAAAGCTAATTAGACTTTGTGGGAAAGCGGAGGGGCTTCTTGAGAATCACTACTCAACCCTCATAGGATCACAAGAGAACCCTTTAAACCACATGAAACTCTTCCCCTACTACTCTAATTACCTCAAACTAAGTCACTTGGAGTTCACCATGCTCACCACACACTGCACCCAAGTCCCCTCCCAACTCGCCTTTGTGGGCTCAGGTCCCCTTCCTCTCACCTCAATCATGTTGGCCACCCATTACCTCAGAGAGACATGCTTCCACAACTACGACATGGATCCTTTGGCCAATGCCAAGGCTCATGGCTTGGTCTCTTCGGACCCTGACTTGTCAAAGAGAATGTTCTTCCACACCAATGACATTCTAAACGTGTCAAATGGCCTCAAGGACTATAACGTGGTCTTCTTGGCAGCACTTGTGGGCATGGACCATAAGGAGAAAGCAGAAGTCATCAAGCACCTAGCCAAGTTCATGGCCCCAGGAGCTATTTTGTTGTTGAGGAGTGCACATGGTGCTAGAGCCTTCCTCTACCCGGTGGTTGATCCTTCTTCTGATCTCAAAGGTTTTGAAGTTCTCTCGGTTTTTCACCCCACTGATGAGGTTATTAACTCAGTTATTGTGGCACGCAAGCATTTGGTGAATCAAGGGACTTATTCAGCAGTGTTGGCTAGCAAATGCTCTGGAGTTGAAGGGTTTAATCCCTTCAACCATGGGAACGTTATTGAGGAGTTGACAGTTGAGGATCAAGCTTGAGGGGACATGGTGACTCCATTTGTGTCTTCCATCATAAAACATGATCTTCTCTTAACATATCATGTAATATTACAATATGACTGCATTAGCCCTTATTATTAAACAAGAAATGTATCACCACTATAACATTATTGTTGTTTTGGATAATAAAACCTGTTCTGTTAACATCTTACCTGTTCCTCCACTCACAAAGCTTAACTACTTTTGTCTCATTGCAAGTTTTTGGATGATAATCTCTGCTGGAAACTGATCTCACTATTTTTTATGCAgtccttttctttcttctaaTGCATTCATTCACAAAATTTGAATTAAGATTCActcaaattataatttatttaattaacatttttttagttttcctCCCTTTAAAACAGAGATAAACACACCCCCTAAAATGTTTTatgattatgaaaaataaaagatagatGATAATAAAGGATATTTAAcgatttcaaatttttttaaacatgaataattatattatttaatttataagtgAAGACTTTTTGAATAGGTtctaacaattttatttatttattttaatctcttaaaatatattaatagatACTAATTAGAATTTACATTAACATGTTTTTCCGTTTACATaactaaaacttaaaaaatatagagaaaaataaattaactaattaaaaaatcGAAATGCAAAATCATCCAACTTATActagtaaaaaattataaaaaataaaattaattgtaaaataataaaactaaattaaataactgCTTTAACAAACAGCACTTAAATTTATAGGgtattatacaaaataaaaactcaaCGATTCATTTACATTGGATTTAAATGAATATAAAGCCTAACTGCTTAAGCTTAGGGATATTGTCGTCACTGCATTTTTTACACTTTTTGTAATTTTGCTActgaattttcaattttacaatttttactatataaattatacatattttacaTTTCTATTAGTTGACTGTTAATCTGTTATTGACTGATTTGACTATTAAATTAGAAAGGACTTAACAAGGTCACTGATGTAAGAAACTTCTAGTTCAAGGTTAaatgtaaattatatatatatatatatatatatatatatatatatatatatatatatatatatagttcgACTTGTATCTTCTGTCATTGAACTTTTATTATTGTGCGAATATTatcatcttatttttattttcataatttttattatgaatttttcaacttttttgaaatttttactatttagtttttataatttcagaaattttatcATAAGaacttcaaaattatataatacaagtattactttttcattaatttatgtaaaaaaattaacaatatgTAATGATGTAACCAAACTAATATCAATGTTTAAGGTATTTATTAGTCATTTTATCACACGATTAATAAAGTGActtctaatttataaaaaacatgtgtataattttaaaatttaaatgataaaatttcaaaattaaaaacttattgataaaatttataaaattaaaaattcaataataacactcacaaaaatataaaacaataataaaatatataatttaaaatgtaatacATATCCATATATACTTAATGGAGGATAATATACAGCTGACTAGTAAATTGGAAACCCATTATTACATGGCTAATAAAATGAgtataatttcaaaattcataTACTAAAATTCGTAATATTAAAACTTCAATAAAAATTTGTCaaatataaaagattaaaaataaaataaaattggtcTTTCGATGATCTCAATAATAAACCCAAAGTTCGAaaattagttatatataaattaattttttaaataaaaggagttttaatatgagtacaaatattaaattaaggctaatactttttaattttgaaaagata
Proteins encoded in this region:
- the LOC137831934 gene encoding nicotianamine synthase-like, which produces MENQQEVMVVGKVCEIYEKISKLGDLSPSSHVNNLFTQLVTICTTPCQIDVSQLSEQVRETIAKLIRLCGKAEGLLENHYSTLIGSQENPLNHMKLFPYYSNYLKLSHLEFTMLTTHCTQVPSQLAFVGSGPLPLTSIMLATHYLRETCFHNYDMDPLANAKAHGLVSSDPDLSKRMFFHTNDILNVSNGLKDYNVVFLAALVGMDHKEKAEVIKHLAKFMAPGAILLLRSAHGARAFLYPVVDPSSDLKGFEVLSVFHPTDEVINSVIVARKHLVNQGTYSAVLASKCSGVEGFNPFNHGNVIEELTVEDQA